Proteins from one Limanda limanda chromosome 9, fLimLim1.1, whole genome shotgun sequence genomic window:
- the tm4sf4 gene encoding transmembrane 4 L6 family member 4 yields MCSGSFAKCLGISLIPLAIVCVLCNILLFFPSGESVDRDNITDEVWYFGGLLGSGVLMIFPALVFLGLKNNDCCGCCGNESCGRRFAMLSSMLFAAVGVLGAGYSVIVSSVALSHGPKCLTVANATSNTTHWAYPFSNGDYLSKTDLWSLCLQPEGVVSWHLSLFSVLLVMGLIQAVLCAVQVLNGLLGALCGGCCCGESDGSN; encoded by the exons ATGTGTTCGGGCAGTTTTGCCAAGTGTTTGGGGATCTCCCTGATTCCTCTGGCCATCGTGTGCGTGCTGTGCAACATCCTGCTCTTCTTCCCCAGCGGGGAGTCGGTGGACAGAGACAACATCACAGATGAGGTCTGGTACTTCGGAGGCCTTCTGGGGTCCGGAGTGTTG atgATCTTCCCAGCTCTGGTCTTCCTGGGTCTGAAGAACAATGACTGCTGCGGTTGCTGTGGCAATGAGAGCTGTGGACGGAGATTCGCG aTGCTGAGCTCCATGCTGTTTGCAGCTGTGGGGGTTCTGGGGGCCGGTTACTCAGTTATCGTTTCTTCCGTGGCCCTCAGCCATGGACCTAAGTGTTTGACCGTCGCCAACGCCACGAGTAACACGACACATTGGGCGTATCCCTTCTCCAATGG aGACTACCTGTCCAAAACAGACCTCTGGTCGCTGTGTTTGCAGCCGGAGGGCGTGGTGTCCTGGCATCTGTCCCTGTTCTCCGTGCTGCTGGTCATGGGTCTGATCCAGGCGGTGCTGTGTGCCGTGCAGGTACTGAACGGCCTGCTGGGAGCTCTGTGTgggggctgctgctgcggagAG agtgACGGATCCAACTGA